The following proteins come from a genomic window of Chaetodon auriga isolate fChaAug3 chromosome 16, fChaAug3.hap1, whole genome shotgun sequence:
- the LOC143333750 gene encoding NACHT, LRR and PYD domains-containing protein 3-like isoform X2, translating to MATPVELLATFEDLADAEFKKFKWFLQQADVLEGFPAITKSQLENADRLDTVDEMTETYNKNTVEVAIKVLKMIKKNDLVERLSNIISTSKEALTVCQRKLKSNLKKKFQHLFAQDTKSGKQMLMNEIYTELHITEEDLEHAVNIGDFFEPVPGQDRSVRTLMTRGVAGIGKTVMTQKFVLDWAEDKVNTNIHFIFPFTFRELNLLKEKKYSWLELIHHFFPETKEAGICGFDKLHIVFILDGLDECQLSLDFHNNEILTDVIDSASVDVLLTNLIMGKVFPSACLWITTAPGAVGHIPSGCIDKMTEMRGFTDPKKEEYFRRRFRNKELANKIITHIKALRSLHIMCQIPVICWITATVAEDVLKTNDRGELPKTLTQMYIHFLLVQSKLANGTAETDPLWNTKTCKMILSLGKLAFEQLQKGNLIFYEVDLIECGIDIGATSVYSGLFTQISTEKRGLNKERLFCFVHLSFQDFLAAVYVIVSFINSGVNLLSEEQSEYLFQSAVNKTLQNPNGRLGLFLRFLIGLSLQDNQALLGDLLKQSGISLSSNQDTVQYIKNKIKENLSPEQCSNMFHCLNELNDHSLVEEIQQYLSSGSSSTKQLSPAQWSTLVFILLSSESELHVFDLKKYCASEECLQRLLPVVQASSQALLSGCKLSWRSCEALVLVLSSMSNLRELDLSYNNKMSRGVEVLISGLKNPQCRLETLRLSGCKLTSTDLGALASALSCPSSSLRELDLSDNDLQDSGMKLLSAGLGSPHCRLEILRLIGCALTWKNCDAVGFFLNCQSSSLKHLDLSMNKLQDSGVLVFSAGLESPHCKLETLRLRTCDLSGKSCENLASVLTIQTSNLRVLDLSNNNLEDSGVKLLSVGLKSPHCTLETLRLSHCKLSERSCEALASALSSKTSSLKELDLSSNDLQDSGVKLLSAGLETPQCKLETLRLSGCLVTEEGCSSLASALSLNPSHLRELDLSYNHPGDSGVTLLSAGLEDPQRRLDTLKVDHDGVHRLKSGLRKYACELTLDPNTAHRTLILSENNRQVTYVEEEHPYRYHPDRFDLFKQLLCGNGLTGRCYWEITTKGKFYIAVTYQGISRRGGSNNCKFGGNDKSWSLYYYNMGHFLWHNDTETEISIPQKDTNKVAVYLDWPAGTLSFYRVSSDTLTHMYTVYSRFTEPLYPGFGFEFRFGHAVQMSWFGSSVSLSRPDEGITSV from the exons ATGGCAACACCTGTAGAGCTGCTGGCAACATTTGAGGATTTGGCAGATGCAGAGTTTAAAAAGTTCAAATGGTTCCTGCAGCAGGCTGATGTCTTGGAAGGTTTTCCAGCAATCACAAAGAGCCAGTTAGAGAATGCAGACAGGCTGGACACCGTGGATGAGATGACAGAGACCTACAACAAAAATACAGTGGAAGTGGCCATTAAAGTTTTGAAGATGATCAAAAAGAATGATCTGGTGGAGCGGTTATCAAACATCATCTCAACATCCAAAG AGGCTCTCACTGTTTGCCAGCGTAAACTCAAATCCAACCTGAAGAAGAAGTTTCAGCATTTGTTTGCACAAGACACAAAATCTGGAAAGCAGATGTTGATGAATGAGATCTACACTGAGCTCCATATCACAGAGGAAGATTTGGAACATGCTGTCAATATAGGAGACTTCTTTGAACCCGTACCTGGTCAAGATAGATCAGTTAGGACATTAATGACGAGAGGAGTGGCTGGTATTGGGAAAACAGTCATGACACAGAAGTTTGtcctggactgggctgaagacaaagtcaACACCAATATACACTTCATATTTCCATTCACTTTCCGAGAGTTGAATTTGCTTAAGGAGAAAAAATACAGCTGGTTGGAACTTATTCATCACTTCTTCCCcgaaaccaaagaagcaggaatatGTGGGTTTGATAAACTTCATATTGTGTTTATCCTTGatggtctggatgagtgtcagCTTTCTTTGGATTttcacaacaatgagatcctgactgatgttattGACTCAGCTTCAGTGGacgtgctgctgacaaacctcatcatgGGCAAAGTGTTCCCTTCTGCCtgcctctggataaccacagcACCCGGAGCAGTTGGCCACATTCCTTCTGGGTGCATTGACAagatgacagagatgagagggtTCACTGATCCAAAGAAGGAGGAATATTTCAGGAGGAGATTCAGGAATAAGGAACTGGCCAACAAGATCATCACCCACATCAAGGCATtacgaagcctccacatcatgtgccagATCCCAGTCATATGTTGGATCACTGCAACAGTTGCGGAGGATGTACTGAAAACCAATGACAGAGGAGAACTGCCTAAGACGCTGACTCAGATGTATATCCATTTTCTATTAGTTCAGTCCAAACTGGCAAATGGAACAGCTGAGACAGATCCACTCTGGAACACCAAGACCTGCAAGATGATTctgtctctgggaaaactggcttttgagcaaCTGCAGAAAGGCAACCTGATCTTCTATGAAGTAGATCTTATAGAGTGTGGCATTGACATTGGAGCCACTTCAGTGTACTCAGgcctgttcacacagatctCTACAGAGAAGCGTGGGCTGAACAAGGAGAGacttttctgctttgttcaTTTGAGCTTTCAGGACTTTCTGGCTGCTGTTTATGTCATTGTGTCATTCATCAACTCTGGTGTCAACCTCTTGTCTGAGGAGCAATCAGAATACCTCTTCCAGAGTGCAGTCAACAAAACTTTGCAGAATCCAAATGGACGCCTGGGCTTGTTCCTCCGCTTCCTCATTGGCCTCTCACTGCAGGACAATCAAGCACTTCTTGGAGACCTGTTGAAACAATCAGGAATCAGCTTATCGAGCAATCAGGACACAGTCCAGTACATCAAAAATAAGATCAAGGAGAATCTTTCTCCAGAGcaatgcagcaacatgtttcactgtCTGAACGAGCTGAATGATCATTCTCTAGTAGAGGAGATCCAACAATACCTCAGTTCAGGTAGTTCATCCACAAAAcaactgtctcctgctcagtggtcaaCTCTTGTCTTCATCTTattgtcatcagaaagtgagttgcatgtgtttgacctgaagaaatacTGTGCTTCTGAGGAATGTCTCCAGAGGTTGCTGCCAGTGGTTCAAGCTTCCAGTCAAGCTCT GCTGAGTGGCTGCAAGCTGTCCTGGAGAAGCTGTGAAGCTCTGGTCTTAGTTCTCAGCTCCATGTCTAATCTGAGAGAACTGGACCTGAGTTACAACAATAAGATGAGTCGCGGTGTCGAGGTGCTCATAAGTGGCTTGAAGAATCCACAGTGCAGACTAGAGACTCTCAG actgagtggctgcaAATTGACATCCACTGACTTGGGagctctggcctcagctctcAGTTGCCCGTCCTCCAGTCTTAGAGAGCTGGACCTCTCTGACAATGACCTGCAGGACTCAGGAATGAAACTGCTCTCTGCGGGATTGGGGAGTCCACACTGTAGACTTGAAATCCTCAG GTTGATTGGGTGTGCactgacatggaaaaactgTGATGCTGTGGGTTTTTTCCTTAACtgccagtcctccagtctgaaaCATCTGGACCTGAGTATGAAcaagctgcaggattcaggagtgcTGGTGTTCAGTGCTGGACTTGAAAGTCCACACTGTaaactggaaactctcag GCTACGTACTTGTGACCTGTCAGgaaaaagctgtgaaaatctAGCATCAGTTCTCACCATCCAGACCTCCAACTTGAGAGTGCTGGACttgagtaacaacaacctggaGGATTCAGGAGTAAAGCTCCTTTCTGTTGGACTGAAGAGTCCACACTGcacactggaaactctcag ACTGAGTCACTGTAAGCTGTctgagagaagctgtgaagctcTGGCATCAGCTCTCAGCTCGAAGACCTCTAGTTTGaaagagctggacctgagtagCAACGACCtacaggattcaggagtgaagcttCTTTCTGCTGGACTTGAGACACCTCAATGTaaactggaaactctcag gctgtcaggctgtctggtcacagaggaaggctgttcttctctggcctcagctctgagctTGAACCCCTCCCACTTAAGAGAACTGGATTTaagctacaatcatccaggagactcaggagtgacactgctctctgctggactggaagATCCACAGCGGAGACTGGACACTCTAAA AGTGGACCACGATGGAGTGCACAGATTAAAATCTGGTCTGAGGAAGT ATGCCTGTGAACTTACGCTGGacccaaacacagcacacaggacGCTGATACTGTCTGAGAACAACAGACAGGTGACGTATGTGGAAGAGGAACATCCTTATCGGTATCATCCAGACAGATTTGATttgttcaaacagctgctgtgtggaaatggtttgactggtcgctgttactgggagaTCACGACTAAGGGAAAGTTTTATATAGCAGTGACGTACCAAGGAatcagcaggagaggaggcagtAATAACTGTAAATTTGGGGGGAATGACAAGTCCTGGAGTCTGTACTACTATAATATGGGTCACTTTCTTTGGCAcaatgacacagaaacagagataaGTATCCctcaaaaagacacaaacaaagtgGCTGTGTATCTGGACTGGCCTGCAGGCACTCTGTCCTTttacagagtctcctctgacacactgacacacatgtacactgtCTACTCCAGATTCACTGAACCTCTCTATCCTGGCTTTGGCTTTGAGTTTAGGTTCGGCCACGCGGTACAAATGTCATGGTTTGGTTCCTCAGTTTCTCTGTCCAGACCAGACGAGGGAATAACATCTGTGTAG
- the LOC143333750 gene encoding NACHT, LRR and PYD domains-containing protein 3-like isoform X1 — translation MLVVLMLLIFDPLRLLCFQADYSCHLPQRSKQQAFQSHYPEPYEQEHNMATPVELLATFEDLADAEFKKFKWFLQQADVLEGFPAITKSQLENADRLDTVDEMTETYNKNTVEVAIKVLKMIKKNDLVERLSNIISTSKEALTVCQRKLKSNLKKKFQHLFAQDTKSGKQMLMNEIYTELHITEEDLEHAVNIGDFFEPVPGQDRSVRTLMTRGVAGIGKTVMTQKFVLDWAEDKVNTNIHFIFPFTFRELNLLKEKKYSWLELIHHFFPETKEAGICGFDKLHIVFILDGLDECQLSLDFHNNEILTDVIDSASVDVLLTNLIMGKVFPSACLWITTAPGAVGHIPSGCIDKMTEMRGFTDPKKEEYFRRRFRNKELANKIITHIKALRSLHIMCQIPVICWITATVAEDVLKTNDRGELPKTLTQMYIHFLLVQSKLANGTAETDPLWNTKTCKMILSLGKLAFEQLQKGNLIFYEVDLIECGIDIGATSVYSGLFTQISTEKRGLNKERLFCFVHLSFQDFLAAVYVIVSFINSGVNLLSEEQSEYLFQSAVNKTLQNPNGRLGLFLRFLIGLSLQDNQALLGDLLKQSGISLSSNQDTVQYIKNKIKENLSPEQCSNMFHCLNELNDHSLVEEIQQYLSSGSSSTKQLSPAQWSTLVFILLSSESELHVFDLKKYCASEECLQRLLPVVQASSQALLSGCKLSWRSCEALVLVLSSMSNLRELDLSYNNKMSRGVEVLISGLKNPQCRLETLRLSGCKLTSTDLGALASALSCPSSSLRELDLSDNDLQDSGMKLLSAGLGSPHCRLEILRLIGCALTWKNCDAVGFFLNCQSSSLKHLDLSMNKLQDSGVLVFSAGLESPHCKLETLRLRTCDLSGKSCENLASVLTIQTSNLRVLDLSNNNLEDSGVKLLSVGLKSPHCTLETLRLSHCKLSERSCEALASALSSKTSSLKELDLSSNDLQDSGVKLLSAGLETPQCKLETLRLSGCLVTEEGCSSLASALSLNPSHLRELDLSYNHPGDSGVTLLSAGLEDPQRRLDTLKVDHDGVHRLKSGLRKYACELTLDPNTAHRTLILSENNRQVTYVEEEHPYRYHPDRFDLFKQLLCGNGLTGRCYWEITTKGKFYIAVTYQGISRRGGSNNCKFGGNDKSWSLYYYNMGHFLWHNDTETEISIPQKDTNKVAVYLDWPAGTLSFYRVSSDTLTHMYTVYSRFTEPLYPGFGFEFRFGHAVQMSWFGSSVSLSRPDEGITSV, via the exons ATGTTAGTTGTTTTGATGCTTTTGATTTTTGATCCGCTTCGACTGCTGTGTTTCCAAGCTGATTACAGCTGCCATCTGCCACAAAGGAGCAAGCAACAAGCTTTTCAGAGTCACTACCCAGAGCCATATGAG CAAGAACACAACATGGCAACACCTGTAGAGCTGCTGGCAACATTTGAGGATTTGGCAGATGCAGAGTTTAAAAAGTTCAAATGGTTCCTGCAGCAGGCTGATGTCTTGGAAGGTTTTCCAGCAATCACAAAGAGCCAGTTAGAGAATGCAGACAGGCTGGACACCGTGGATGAGATGACAGAGACCTACAACAAAAATACAGTGGAAGTGGCCATTAAAGTTTTGAAGATGATCAAAAAGAATGATCTGGTGGAGCGGTTATCAAACATCATCTCAACATCCAAAG AGGCTCTCACTGTTTGCCAGCGTAAACTCAAATCCAACCTGAAGAAGAAGTTTCAGCATTTGTTTGCACAAGACACAAAATCTGGAAAGCAGATGTTGATGAATGAGATCTACACTGAGCTCCATATCACAGAGGAAGATTTGGAACATGCTGTCAATATAGGAGACTTCTTTGAACCCGTACCTGGTCAAGATAGATCAGTTAGGACATTAATGACGAGAGGAGTGGCTGGTATTGGGAAAACAGTCATGACACAGAAGTTTGtcctggactgggctgaagacaaagtcaACACCAATATACACTTCATATTTCCATTCACTTTCCGAGAGTTGAATTTGCTTAAGGAGAAAAAATACAGCTGGTTGGAACTTATTCATCACTTCTTCCCcgaaaccaaagaagcaggaatatGTGGGTTTGATAAACTTCATATTGTGTTTATCCTTGatggtctggatgagtgtcagCTTTCTTTGGATTttcacaacaatgagatcctgactgatgttattGACTCAGCTTCAGTGGacgtgctgctgacaaacctcatcatgGGCAAAGTGTTCCCTTCTGCCtgcctctggataaccacagcACCCGGAGCAGTTGGCCACATTCCTTCTGGGTGCATTGACAagatgacagagatgagagggtTCACTGATCCAAAGAAGGAGGAATATTTCAGGAGGAGATTCAGGAATAAGGAACTGGCCAACAAGATCATCACCCACATCAAGGCATtacgaagcctccacatcatgtgccagATCCCAGTCATATGTTGGATCACTGCAACAGTTGCGGAGGATGTACTGAAAACCAATGACAGAGGAGAACTGCCTAAGACGCTGACTCAGATGTATATCCATTTTCTATTAGTTCAGTCCAAACTGGCAAATGGAACAGCTGAGACAGATCCACTCTGGAACACCAAGACCTGCAAGATGATTctgtctctgggaaaactggcttttgagcaaCTGCAGAAAGGCAACCTGATCTTCTATGAAGTAGATCTTATAGAGTGTGGCATTGACATTGGAGCCACTTCAGTGTACTCAGgcctgttcacacagatctCTACAGAGAAGCGTGGGCTGAACAAGGAGAGacttttctgctttgttcaTTTGAGCTTTCAGGACTTTCTGGCTGCTGTTTATGTCATTGTGTCATTCATCAACTCTGGTGTCAACCTCTTGTCTGAGGAGCAATCAGAATACCTCTTCCAGAGTGCAGTCAACAAAACTTTGCAGAATCCAAATGGACGCCTGGGCTTGTTCCTCCGCTTCCTCATTGGCCTCTCACTGCAGGACAATCAAGCACTTCTTGGAGACCTGTTGAAACAATCAGGAATCAGCTTATCGAGCAATCAGGACACAGTCCAGTACATCAAAAATAAGATCAAGGAGAATCTTTCTCCAGAGcaatgcagcaacatgtttcactgtCTGAACGAGCTGAATGATCATTCTCTAGTAGAGGAGATCCAACAATACCTCAGTTCAGGTAGTTCATCCACAAAAcaactgtctcctgctcagtggtcaaCTCTTGTCTTCATCTTattgtcatcagaaagtgagttgcatgtgtttgacctgaagaaatacTGTGCTTCTGAGGAATGTCTCCAGAGGTTGCTGCCAGTGGTTCAAGCTTCCAGTCAAGCTCT GCTGAGTGGCTGCAAGCTGTCCTGGAGAAGCTGTGAAGCTCTGGTCTTAGTTCTCAGCTCCATGTCTAATCTGAGAGAACTGGACCTGAGTTACAACAATAAGATGAGTCGCGGTGTCGAGGTGCTCATAAGTGGCTTGAAGAATCCACAGTGCAGACTAGAGACTCTCAG actgagtggctgcaAATTGACATCCACTGACTTGGGagctctggcctcagctctcAGTTGCCCGTCCTCCAGTCTTAGAGAGCTGGACCTCTCTGACAATGACCTGCAGGACTCAGGAATGAAACTGCTCTCTGCGGGATTGGGGAGTCCACACTGTAGACTTGAAATCCTCAG GTTGATTGGGTGTGCactgacatggaaaaactgTGATGCTGTGGGTTTTTTCCTTAACtgccagtcctccagtctgaaaCATCTGGACCTGAGTATGAAcaagctgcaggattcaggagtgcTGGTGTTCAGTGCTGGACTTGAAAGTCCACACTGTaaactggaaactctcag GCTACGTACTTGTGACCTGTCAGgaaaaagctgtgaaaatctAGCATCAGTTCTCACCATCCAGACCTCCAACTTGAGAGTGCTGGACttgagtaacaacaacctggaGGATTCAGGAGTAAAGCTCCTTTCTGTTGGACTGAAGAGTCCACACTGcacactggaaactctcag ACTGAGTCACTGTAAGCTGTctgagagaagctgtgaagctcTGGCATCAGCTCTCAGCTCGAAGACCTCTAGTTTGaaagagctggacctgagtagCAACGACCtacaggattcaggagtgaagcttCTTTCTGCTGGACTTGAGACACCTCAATGTaaactggaaactctcag gctgtcaggctgtctggtcacagaggaaggctgttcttctctggcctcagctctgagctTGAACCCCTCCCACTTAAGAGAACTGGATTTaagctacaatcatccaggagactcaggagtgacactgctctctgctggactggaagATCCACAGCGGAGACTGGACACTCTAAA AGTGGACCACGATGGAGTGCACAGATTAAAATCTGGTCTGAGGAAGT ATGCCTGTGAACTTACGCTGGacccaaacacagcacacaggacGCTGATACTGTCTGAGAACAACAGACAGGTGACGTATGTGGAAGAGGAACATCCTTATCGGTATCATCCAGACAGATTTGATttgttcaaacagctgctgtgtggaaatggtttgactggtcgctgttactgggagaTCACGACTAAGGGAAAGTTTTATATAGCAGTGACGTACCAAGGAatcagcaggagaggaggcagtAATAACTGTAAATTTGGGGGGAATGACAAGTCCTGGAGTCTGTACTACTATAATATGGGTCACTTTCTTTGGCAcaatgacacagaaacagagataaGTATCCctcaaaaagacacaaacaaagtgGCTGTGTATCTGGACTGGCCTGCAGGCACTCTGTCCTTttacagagtctcctctgacacactgacacacatgtacactgtCTACTCCAGATTCACTGAACCTCTCTATCCTGGCTTTGGCTTTGAGTTTAGGTTCGGCCACGCGGTACAAATGTCATGGTTTGGTTCCTCAGTTTCTCTGTCCAGACCAGACGAGGGAATAACATCTGTGTAG